CTTAAATGATAAACAGACGTAGCTTCTATGCTGGCTTTTACATCATAATGTTGCCAATTtgctatttctctcttctttttagtGAGGGTTTAGTTTCTAGTGACATTGTCATGGCTAAATTGAGAAAAGGATTTTCAATGGAATTTCTAGGTAAATTCAATAACACTTTCAAAAAAAGTTTCTTGTGTTTGAGTACTTTTGAATTATTTAGAAGTGAAATTTTGGGTGTGATAATGTATGAGCAGTGCACATTTCAtatgtgtttttgtttgaaagTCATTGAACACTAAGTGGCATTTCTCACTTTAAGGACTGGAAGGTAAGGTCCTgttcaagacccatttggtttgtgaaacttaaaaactaaaataaatatatagttatttGAAAAACCTTCGTTAAATAAATTGTAGATTCTTACAGTAACTTCTATTGGACTGGTGTGTGCCCATCAGCTGAATATTTTGAGATGCTCATTTACCCATAAAATTCACTGAACATGTTGGATATTTACTTGTACAGTTCAAGACAGTATTCTCTTCATTCAAGGACGTTAAGGTCATTCAATTCTCTACGATGCAAGATGCTTTCCTAGGTTTTAGTGATAAGGCaagtattttttaaatatttttcctcGTGTAATATTTTAAATCTCCAATGTtgcattaaaaaagaaaacttgcaCTTGATTATGTTTCGCTGAGAGaatgttaatttttatgtttagacAAGGGAACAGAAATTCAGGAACCGTGTGAAGCGGTATGTTGGTATATGGTGTTGTGTGACTGATCACACTCCTGGACACATATATTATGATATGTATTGGGATGAGAAACCTGGTTGGAAACCGAAAGCACCTCAAACTCCAGCAGATGATCACCCACCTTTGTGAGGCACAACCTTAGGCTTATGTTGGTCACAATACTACAAGAGCAAGGGAGAAAGgcataagaagaaaagaaaaattccagCGCTGGATTACTTCCTGACTCATTGTTGAAACTAAGCTGGCCCGTATGCACATTTTTAGAAGAAGAGATGTTGTATCCAAATAGAAAAACTAATTAAACATAGAGATGAGATGAGCTGTATCTTATGTAACAATAGATGATTTATATTCACTTTTTCACAGTGCAAATAAAAGAAACAGGAGCAAATGATTCGAAGGAGGGGAGAGCGATAATTTGTTTGCTTCTTCACAACATTATGATAATTCGTTTGCTTTTGATTAAGTGTCCACCAACTTTCGGGTTTTGTTCCACATTCGTAAAGAGTAAAATGAGTGAGTTTATAAATGCCCATTGCTATCTTAGAGtgaagagcattcacattgagAATAACATATGTCATATGTAGAGAAAATTTAGCAAGAAAGTCCAAAACCCCATATATCTGGACTTGTAAAAACCAACTactgcaaaaaaaattgcaatagtGCTATAGTGCAATTCTAAAGGTTGAATTGCACTATAGctcaattcttaaaaaaaaaaaaacaaatattttatttactttatcacttcctctctctctctctctctccgggtttttgtttttatttgggttttgggatatgttattttattgtgtaaaaatattattttaatatgttttattgtaaaataaaagttaggatGTTGagaatattgtaaaatggtatggtataattgataaagtaattttttgagatggtaaaatagagtgGAATAGAATTTTGGaatatgaatgctctaaaaaAGTACTCTTTTCTTATGGTTGTGTAGGTTGATTATGTCAATAAACACAATCCTTGTtttgccaaaaaagaaaaagttgtctttttcttttgtctggAAAAGTAAACCCAATGCAAATATGTCAAATACTGAAAAGTTGTCTCTTATTGCAAGATCCAATGATAAGCTGCATGATACGGGTCTTCATTGGAAAGTGGTTTTTCCTTTTGCTATTTGGAACTTTTGGAAGAGTAGGAATGATTTCATTTTCAATGGGAAAGCTAGGAGTCCAAATCTGGCTGTGGATATTGAATACCAAGCTAAGGAGTTTCTTCACTGTGTGGCAACTCCAAGGTTGGAAAATCGTAGAGTTATTTGGTGTATTCAGTGGGAGAGACCTGAGCAAGGGTGGAAGAAGTTGAACATGGATGGGTCATGCATGGGGCTTCACGGGCTAGCTAGGTGTGGGGGATTGGTAAGGAGTGCTAATGGGCAGTGGGTTGTTGGGTTCAGCAAGTGGATTGGGGTCACTTCCAGTTTTGCTGTTGAGCTGTGGGTGCTACGTGAAGGCCTTTAGCTTTGCtgcaatttaaatattaatttacttgAAGTTGAGATGGATGCCAAGGCCATTGTTGATGTTGTAGGGAATCTAGACTATGTTAATAACATAATCTCCCCTATTTTGGATGATTGCAGACAGTTGATAACCAGGTTTCACCAAGTTTGTGTAAAGCACTGCTTTTGGCAAGCAAATCAATGTGCTGATGGTTTAGGTAGGAAGAGCTTTAAGATGACTGttgatttctttatttatgATAGTCCTCCTATGGacattttagatgtttttgAGGGAGACCTCAATGGAATATATTCCTATAGGATATGTCTTGATCCTTGTTTTGTTAGTTAGTTTTTAATGTTATGTCTCTtcacccaagaaaaaaaaaaagtagtgcaAATTCTTAGGTGTAACAATGCACACAACAATGGAAAAAGGTAGAAGTCTACTAGATAAAGTTACCCTTGGTAAAAGCAtgaaaattttactatttatcaGGTGCACGCGAACATTTTTAAGCTCATTGAGCTTGAATTTCAATGTTTCATTTCCACGTTTCGGCCTTAAAAAAATGGATTTCGGGTGGAAGTCTACCAACTTAACATAGGAAGTGAGTGAATCCTAAAGTGTTGGTCTAGAGGTTATTTGCTTGATGAGATCTTTGGGTATTCCTAGATAGCATTTCAGAGTGCCATTTCCAAGAGATTCCTTCTTGTAAATTGCAATTATTTAGTACGTgtaggataaatttatttactagtaattagttatatatttatttagtttgttttttcaatttttttattacatagaAGTGTTGACATggacaaaaacaaagaaagcgAAGGtgaaatttttctctttttttaaaaaaaaaaaaaaattaaaaactaagaGCTAAGTTTCAAGAATAAAACAAATGGAAAAGTAAAGCAAGAACTAGAGGTTTTATAGAATTGTCAAAACTAAAATGAAGGAGTAGACTCATTGCAATGCAGAAGATGGTTTCAAGTACAATTAAGTAgcttaaaaaaatcacttttcggctttttattttttatttaagagagAGTCAAAGAGAGTGATACTTCAGCATTTGTGGGTGGGTGGGAGATTAATGAGTTCTATGctctagtttttctttgataaaaaaattactttttatttattaactaaaaaaatatttgggactTAATTAATACTCCCATTAATTCATAAATATCTCGATTGGATAAAATTTTGGATTCTTTTTTCATTAAGAGGCCTTAGATGGTTGCCCATTTGCCTCATACCTTTAGCTGGCCCTACTcacaaaaaaaatgagtttttgtAACACATCTTAAACAACCAtttcaagacccatttatttgacaagtatcaattttagtataaatcaaatttcaattagTTCAATTAGTAAGCTTTTTGTACTCAAATAAGATATTTAACTTTGAATTCTacttaaaaagtaatttcataaataaacaCTGtaaattcaaagtttcaaacccTATGATCCTTTGTATTTGtcaattgattaaaaaaatgatgtcgtAATTTTCATAAATAGACACCGTAATTTCATAAATAGACACcgtaaatttaaaatttcaaaccctaTGACCCTAtgtatttttcaattgattaaaaaaataaacatcattttaaataaaaatgtccACTAGATGCTTCCAAAGGAAAATCGTGTTTTaggtcttccaaaaataaaagatcacATTGCACATGATGTATATATTACTTTCTAGCAAACCAATAAATCTATAAAGGCCAAAAGGTGTTGCTCAACTAACACCTCATATTTTCAACAGGACATCTTgattcaaatctctctctcccccctttgtaaatctcaaattatgaaaaaaaaaatccataaagcAGTATAttttcccattattttataaaaataaaaaagtaaatttatttatttaagtttagtTTTATTCCACTCCACTAGTCCACTGTAACAACGGTAAGCTAAACAAAGGGCATGCAAGCGGGGTGGGCAGTGAAGGCTAAAATAAgaggaacagttgaacaaataTCAAACACCTCCTTCGCCTTGCGACTTAGACTTTCATCATCAGCTTCCTCTGCTTTGTTTCCTCACTTCCATTTCCATACTTACAATGTTCTTATCCCAAAAACTAGCCCCCTATTacattcttcttatttttccacGGCTTTGCAACTGTTCGATGAAATGTCACAGAGAGATCACCATGCACATGATAACCGATTTTACCATGCTCTTCATCTCGTCAAATCCTGCACCGTAAGACCCAACATTGTAAATGCCAGTATTGGCCATTGCATTGCTCTCAAGATAGGTGGTCTAGCTCACTTGCCCACTTCCACATCTCTTCTCACTGTGTACTCTAGAGCTAGACATTTTGGTTCTTCATTCGCCTTGTTTGATGAAATTCATAATAGAGATGTGATCATTTGGAATGCTATGATTACTGCATCTGTTGAAAATGGATACTTTAGTGCGGCAATGAAACTTTTTGTGGCGATGACTGAAGAAGGAACTGGGTTTGATTCAACGACTCTTTTGGTGGTCGTGTCGGCTTCATCTCATGCAAATCACTTGAAACAAGGAAAAGTAATACATGGGTTGAGTTTGAAATCTGGGTTGCTTTTTGATTCTATTCTATGCAATGCTCTCTTGGACATGTACTCAAAATGCGGGGATTTGAGCTCTTCGGAGCTTATGTTTGCAGGGATGGAATGGAGAGACATTGTTTCGTGGAATTCAATGATCAGTGGATGTGTCTATAACAGTTACCCCGAGAAGTCCTTAAGGTACTTCAAAGAGATGGCTTTTTTTGGAGAACAAGCGGATAATGTAACTCTGTCTAGTGTTATTTCAGCATCTACTAGTCTGGGAGAGCTGATTTTTGGTGAAGTCATTCACGGTTGCGGTATTAAACTGGGTTATGAGGACAGCTCTCACATTTCGGTTTCCAACTCTCTCATTTCTTTGTATTCACAATGTGGAGACACTAAGGCTGCAGAAAGCATATTCAAAGAAATGAAACACAAGGATGCTGTTTCATGGAATGCAATGATTGAAGGATTTTCCTCGAGTGGAAAGATTTCTGAAGCATTTGATCTACTGCATGAAATGCAAATAACATGGTCTGTTCAACCTGATAAAGTGACCATAGTTACCATAATTCCATCATGTGCAGAAAATATGTTGTTGAGAGAAGGAAGAGCCATTCATGGATTCACCATTCGCAGGCAAATGGAATCAGATTTATCAGTAAAAAACTGCCTCATGGACATGTATTCAAAATGCTATAGACTAACAAAGGCTGAACTCTTGTTCAATACTATGCTAGATAGAGACCTGGTGTCATGGAATATAATGATATCTGGATATTCTCAGAATGGGCATTCTGAAGAAGCTCAAAATTTATTTAGGGAACTACTCCATTTATACTCAAAATGCAACTTGTCAACGCTTTTAGCTATACTTCCTTCCTGTGATTCCCATGAGTCTCTCCAGTTTGGTAAATCCATTCACTCTTGGCAGTTGAAATTGGGACTTTCAAATGAAATTCTTGCAGTTAATTCCCTCATGTACATGTATATTAATTGTGGAGACTTGAAAGCTGCTTTCTCATTGCTGCAGAGAATTGATGTTGTGGCGGATATTACTAGTTGGAACACGGTAATTGCAGGCTGCTCACAGAAAGGCCATTTTCATGAGGCTATAAACACTTTCAATTTAATGAGGCAGGAACCCAATATCAGCCATGATTCTGTTACTCTTGTTAATGCCATATCAGCTTGTGGGAATCTAGAGTTAGTTTCCGAAGGAAAATCTCTTCATGGGCTTGCTTTTAAAACTTTAATGGGATCAGATACCCGTGTGCAGAATGCATTGATTAGTATGTATGGCAGATGTGGGGATACTGAGAGTGCAAGATCAGTATTTGATTCCTGTTCAAATCGCAATTTATGTTCATGGAATTGCATGATCTCTGTTTTTTCTCAGAATAAGGATGCTAGAAAAGCACTAGAACTATTTCGTTGTCTTCAATATGGACCTAACGAGATCACCTTTAATGGCATCCTCTCGGCTTGTACTCAACTTGGACTTCTAAGATATGGAAGGGAGATTCATGGTCATGTATTTCGGCTTGGATTTCAGGAAAATCCTTTTATATCTGCAGCTCTTCTGGATATGTATAGCAATTGTGGAAGATTGGACATTGCTATCCAAATATTTAGAAATACACAGGAAAAGTCTGTAGCAGCTTGGAATTCTATGATTTCTGCATATGGGTATCATGGCAATGGTAAGAAAGCAATTGAACTATTCCATGAAATGTACAAGGCTGGAACTATGGCAACTAAAAGTACATTTATAAGCCTTTTATCGGCTTGCAGTCACTCTGGGCTTGTCAATGAAGGTATCTGGTATTATGATCATATGTTTAAGGAATATGGAGTGGAGCCTGTCACTGAGCATCACGTCTGCATGGTTGATATGCTGGGTCGATGTGGTAAGCTCAATGAGGCTTATGAATTTATCAAGCAAATGCAGAGCCAACCTGAACCAGGTGTTTGGGGGGCACTGCTTAGTGCTTGCAACTATCATGGAGACCTTGAGATGGGAAGAAAAGTGGCAAAACTTCTTTTTGAATTGGAACCTGACAATGCTGCATATTACATTTCACTGTCCAATATGTACGTTTTTTCTGGAAGATGGAAAGAAGCTGTGGAGTTAAGAAAAACAATTCAGGATCAAAGGTTGACAAAGCCAGCAGGTTACAGCCTAATTGATGTTGGTTTCGGGTGAGTGAGAGTTCATCAATGTGTTGAGTTTGGCAACATagtgtcttttctttttttttctttttttcttttttgtaaatgaagaaaataTCATGGATGAATTATCTAATGTAATTATATTCTTTGATTATTTCTATCCACCAATCTCACTGCGTCAAATTCAATAAGAAGAAGCTATgtaaaataacttaaaaattgaTATCAATGAGACCAGAGTTTTTTTGGGACTATGGATTTGTTATTGCTATTGTTGttcaaatatgaaatatttggcATTATATAGTTTAGAAAATGACATGAAATATTGAAATCTCTGAAACTtacactttttcatttttggtaaaCCCTGTAGTCTTTGAAAAATTATGGGAGAGTAGTTAATAAGATGACATCTTCATGAATTTGTGAAttcttgaataaaatattaagtacATTGCTAAAGAAATTTATGCTCAGTTTGAACATTGAAAGGAAAAAGTTGAAGACATGCTCTGTTTGCTTGGagatacattttttattttgggataAGTGTTTGCTTGGAGAGACAGttaggagaagaaagaaaagttgaaaggtgaaataaaattttcttcacatTGAcgattttgttggtactttttgctaaaggaaaatatttattgAACAACAAGAGGAGATTAAACAGAAACATAAGAGCTTTCAGCACCCCCTAACCTATTGACCACCCCATTCCTCTTTGATAAGGCCTTATTGCTATTCTCCATAGAAATACCTTCAGTCTTTTTATGAATTTTACTGCCCCAAAGAAGCTTCCGTAAAAATTTTCCCATTGTTCCACCCAAAACCTTGATTTGGTAATAAACTTCCTAGACTTTTCGTACATCCTTAGAATCTTGTATGTAGTTCGTCTATTTGgaatatgaatttttaaatagccgaatttttttttttaatcaaaagaacATATGTAGCTTTGGATGGGAAAAATGGACATTAACTATGCAGCAAAATGCCCttgttttttaacaaaattgagttaCAGGTGAAACTTGACATTTATgcatattttaacaaaatcgagttttatgcatattttgccatttgaaaatttaagtgaaactcAACATTAGCAATGTCaagttttacttaaaaatatacatatagttcgattttgaggatatcgagttttacatagaactcgattttgtcAAAATCATGTTTCAAAAATAGGAACATTATgttaaatagtttcaaaacatgggCATTTTGTTGTATAGTTTATAAATTaagggcaaatgcccattttcccTACTTCTGGATATCCAATTTGCTTGTTTCTTGGTTTTTAAATTTACCACTACAAAGAGCATGTTGCCTTATTTTCCTTGATTCTTTGTCTACATCAGGTATGCACTTGTGAATGAAGTTATGCAtgagtaataataataatagtgagTGGTAAATATAAAATAGGTTGGCTTAAATTCATAGGTCTTATAATTTGGATTTAAGTGGTGTCCCTATATGGTGGTGTGCGGCAAATTGTTAAAGATTTTTAGGGTCCCTTTTGTAGTTACCAATTGTGCCGGATCAAGAAAATCTGATTTTTAGGGAGAGTTCATTcacagttttttcttttgtaataccTCAACGTGAAATGAGCATGAAAGGGGTTTaagaattaattttctttttataaaggctaaaatatttttactttttgatcCCATAGTGTAATAAGACTATCCTTGATTTTCCTAAATCCCAACCAGAAAAAGATCCCCTCCAATTCCCTAATCTAATGTGCAACACGTagcatttatttgattttttaaaatgtcaCATGTCTTacatctaaataaaataaaagggaattAGAGATCTTATCCTGTTCATATCCTTCATactgaaatattttttattctaaccATTTAGATGGACCAAAATGTGATCAATATTGCATATAATTCATTAGTGCTTGAACCATTGATTTTATTAATGTTGCCCTACCAAGTACCAACCTAGCATAGATATCTAACTCTAGACGGCatgaaaattcttttaatttcacaggttttttataataaaaaaaattatgataattcgatagttaggAGAAAAGGGATTTGAACCTAAACGTCAAAACATCAAGAAATGTTACTTAAGCTACaaataaatttctcaatttggtttcatatatatatatatatatatatattgtggggcctaaGAATTTGTAgtcctggcccatttttacattgggccCAAAGCCTGAGCCGAGGAGGGGTATAGCCGAGGAcgtgtaataaaagtccaagtagtCTTGAGACATAACCGAGGATAATTCTGTCCTCGGTATATCCGAGGTCCccctgaaagaaagggcaagaacggtataggaacagttttggaaaaaaatctaaaatatctatgtcaatagagaaggggacgctggatagtataatgaccaaggacaaagggaaagctgccattactgccattgaatactctgcactTGACAGAgtcatgctcttcagcttttacaaccacccccaaccactttgggtatgggctgatgggacaagtatcagtcctggaaagtcgatcctacacgtggacgtaggataagggatacaggctaatataaaaggagaagcaaGTAATCCGGAGAAGGGGCtaggaaaaaaggccaagaactagagcctcccagaccgcctcaaggagaaagactcctcgaacGAACAcggtttaattctgtatgaacaccacgactaaccaccgtccggtgaccaaggcctagcctttcaaatccacgctttacaaatgatattgtttggacctttttacgtgcgaacccaatatcattttgggttgttacaaattgagtccttacaattgtcGCCGTCtatggggaaggcttgtgtgttggcacaggcggtgggttGAGACAGTCCCCCCGTCATTTCCAACAGCCAGTTGTAGTGTTCTAgcataaagttccactaggggttacgtttcttcactaggggctatgcttcgaAGCGTCAGTAGCGCGGATGGTTCTAAGGGCTTAGCCGAGGAGCTAGTCCCCCTAAACCAATGTCCCACaccatagccgaggggttaattcccccaactacttaaaaaagctaagttttggacagaaccaaggtattgcatggtcctcggactcaaacctatggggaaactaactacttaaaaatcaagtttttgacagaaccaaggtattgcatggtcctcggactcaaacctatggggaaaccaacaacttaaaaatcaagttttggacagaaccaaggtattgcatggtcctcggactcaaacctatggggaaaccaactacttgaaaaagctaagttttggacagaatcaaggtattgcatggtccttggactaaaacctatgggaaaaccaacaacttaaaaatcaagttttggacagaaccaaggtattgcatggtcctcagactcaaacctatggggaaaccaactacttgaaaaagcaaagttttggacagaaccaaggtattgcatggtcctcggactcaaacctatggggaaaccaactacttaaaaatcaagttttggacagaaccaaggtattgcatggtcctcggactcaaacctatggggaaaccaactacttaaaaatcaagttttggacagaaccaaggtattgcaaggtcctcagactcaaacctatggggaaaccaactacttaaaaatcaagttttggacagaaccaaggtattgcatggtcctcggactcaaacctatggggaaaccaactatttgaaaatcaagttttggacagaaccaaggtattgcatggtcctccgactcaaacctatggaaaaatCAGTTACTTAAGGAGAATTCTAAATCGCTtagtcctcggaccaaataccagaaaagaCTAAGGCTATGAAGGTCATTAGGAAGATGGCGAAACGCCTTATTACTCAGCGACCCGCAGGGGCTATTCATTTTGGGTTACatatcctcggatgattacttcctacacagCACCGAGCATTCAGCCATCATCTCGTTCAGTTTGGGGTATACAACCCTTTTTCAGGTCGGTCTTATTGTGCAAGATAACTtcaataagttcataataacatcttttttcttagtaagggtttcggccctaagtatcgttttctcaggtcggcattattatgccggacagctctaataagctcataataacatcttttttcttagtaaaagtttcggccctaagtatcgttttctcaggtcggcattattatgccggacagctctaataagctcataataacattttttttcttagtaagggtttcggccctaagtatcgttttCTCAGGTCAGCATTATTATGCCAGACAATtctaataagttcataataacatctttttctttttcttagtaaaggtttcggccctaagtatcgttttCTCAGGTCGACATTATTATGCCAGACAGCTCTAATAAGCtcataataatatcttttttttcttagtaagggTTTCAACCCTAAGTATCGTTTTCTCAAGTCGGCATTATTATGCCGGACAGCTCTAATAAGCtcataataatatcttttttcttagtaaaggtttcagccctaagtatcgtttTCTCAGGTCAGCATTATTATGCCAGACAACTCTAATAAGctcataataacatctttttcttttttcttagtaagggtttctgccctaagtatcatttgttcaaatcggcattattatgctggatagtttcaataagcgcagagtaagatctttttattaacagggatttcggccctaagcatcgttcagagtataaaaatgaaaagaagtcaTACGGTAGTACGTCCATTCACGGCATAACCATTGcaggaaagaaagaatacatagaataaaacaatggcaacttttattaatgtaaagaagtagtacagcgtacaatgaagggcttaaacaagcctatgtAGGAAACAAATTACAAGAactagaataaaaaattaaaaataaaaagcaacaaAAGTAAGAAGTCTTGCTAAATTCTGCTCTAGTAGCtaccatattgagaggaggaccttttTTGATggatgaggagaagaagaggaagaaggaaaagcaccaggatagatctggtgatgggaaagaaaaagaaagggaggcaaaaggaggcatcAATGAAGGAACAGAGGAAGAAGCAAGGATACTTAGTCCCTACGTCAGCCCTGattcctaacacgctggtgccatattagctaTGCTTATAAAAGAGCGGCCGGTACTGATAATGGATAACCCCAGCTCAATCGCACCAAAAACTTGATGCGACTAGcacctgtttcggattttggctgaaggaggaTGGGAAGCATTTTGAGTCTCTACCAACCCTGCCCTGACTGAGTCATCTTAAACTTCGGAGGGACAT
The sequence above is drawn from the Quercus lobata isolate SW786 chromosome 12, ValleyOak3.0 Primary Assembly, whole genome shotgun sequence genome and encodes:
- the LOC115970865 gene encoding pentatricopeptide repeat-containing protein At4g19220, mitochondrial translates to MQAGWAVKAKIRGTVEQISNTSFALRLRLSSSASSALFPHFHFHTYNVLIPKTSPLLHSSYFSTALQLFDEMSQRDHHAHDNRFYHALHLVKSCTVRPNIVNASIGHCIALKIGGLAHLPTSTSLLTVYSRARHFGSSFALFDEIHNRDVIIWNAMITASVENGYFSAAMKLFVAMTEEGTGFDSTTLLVVVSASSHANHLKQGKVIHGLSLKSGLLFDSILCNALLDMYSKCGDLSSSELMFAGMEWRDIVSWNSMISGCVYNSYPEKSLRYFKEMAFFGEQADNVTLSSVISASTSLGELIFGEVIHGCGIKLGYEDSSHISVSNSLISLYSQCGDTKAAESIFKEMKHKDAVSWNAMIEGFSSSGKISEAFDLLHEMQITWSVQPDKVTIVTIIPSCAENMLLREGRAIHGFTIRRQMESDLSVKNCLMDMYSKCYRLTKAELLFNTMLDRDLVSWNIMISGYSQNGHSEEAQNLFRELLHLYSKCNLSTLLAILPSCDSHESLQFGKSIHSWQLKLGLSNEILAVNSLMYMYINCGDLKAAFSLLQRIDVVADITSWNTVIAGCSQKGHFHEAINTFNLMRQEPNISHDSVTLVNAISACGNLELVSEGKSLHGLAFKTLMGSDTRVQNALISMYGRCGDTESARSVFDSCSNRNLCSWNCMISVFSQNKDARKALELFRCLQYGPNEITFNGILSACTQLGLLRYGREIHGHVFRLGFQENPFISAALLDMYSNCGRLDIAIQIFRNTQEKSVAAWNSMISAYGYHGNGKKAIELFHEMYKAGTMATKSTFISLLSACSHSGLVNEGIWYYDHMFKEYGVEPVTEHHVCMVDMLGRCGKLNEAYEFIKQMQSQPEPGVWGALLSACNYHGDLEMGRKVAKLLFELEPDNAAYYISLSNMYVFSGRWKEAVELRKTIQDQRLTKPAGYSLIDVGFG